A window of Psychromonas sp. CNPT3 contains these coding sequences:
- the gspD gene encoding type II secretion system secretin GspD — MKSLISKFKVLSVALSCLIASSALATEYSASFKNADINEFINIVGKNLHKTIILDPAIRGKINVRSYDLLNEKQYYQFFLNVLEVYGFAIVEMDDHIIKVIRAKDAKVSAIPVVDDGKFYHGDEMVTRVVPVMNVSVRELAPLLRQLNDNAGGGNVVHYGPSNVLMITGRAAVVNRLVKIVHRVDKAGDHEVDILKLEYASALEMVKIITAIQAPSKGSQSSVPSILRPRLVADERTNSIIISGEPKTRARIIKLVKSLDNELQSNGNTRVFYLKYANAKEVADVLKGVSEGISNIASKTGTKSNSKSLSIESHEGTNALIVSAQPALMASLSSVIRKLDIRRAQVLVEAIIVEISEGNGINLSVQFATSAGGSQFHGNGATTGDAINGAYQIRHDGDLSDVSSAISKIAGGVVGYLGSNWGVMLQALSSSTGSNILATPSIMTLDNQEASFLVGDEVPVLTGSTSSDDNDNPFQTIERKEIGVKLNVTPQINEGDSVQLVIEQEVSSIKDSTNTVDVVFSTRSVKTTVLVKSGQTIVIGGLIDEKVIESVDKIPLLGDIPWLGNLFKSTRNTTEKRNLMIFLRATIIRDDVTMNELSMRKYSMIRDMQKKQREIGINLMPNSESPLLPEWGKTQEIDADTFLKQRALLKQDLNNAKH; from the coding sequence ATGAAGTCTTTAATAAGTAAATTTAAGGTATTAAGTGTTGCCTTATCTTGTTTAATCGCGTCGAGTGCATTGGCGACAGAATACTCAGCAAGTTTTAAAAATGCAGATATTAATGAATTTATAAATATCGTGGGTAAAAATCTGCATAAAACGATCATATTAGATCCCGCTATCCGAGGGAAAATTAATGTACGTAGTTATGATTTACTTAATGAGAAGCAATACTATCAATTCTTTTTAAACGTATTAGAAGTCTATGGTTTTGCTATCGTTGAAATGGATGATCATATTATTAAAGTTATCCGCGCTAAAGATGCAAAAGTATCGGCTATTCCTGTCGTTGATGATGGCAAGTTTTATCATGGCGATGAAATGGTCACGCGTGTTGTGCCAGTTATGAATGTCTCTGTGCGCGAGTTAGCGCCACTACTGCGCCAACTTAACGATAATGCAGGTGGCGGTAATGTTGTACATTATGGGCCCTCTAACGTATTAATGATCACTGGCCGTGCGGCGGTTGTGAACCGTTTAGTTAAAATCGTACATCGCGTGGATAAAGCCGGCGATCACGAAGTTGATATTCTTAAATTAGAATACGCAAGTGCACTAGAGATGGTTAAAATCATCACGGCTATCCAAGCGCCGAGTAAAGGCTCTCAAAGTAGTGTGCCCAGTATTTTACGACCGCGTCTGGTTGCCGATGAGCGTACCAACTCTATTATTATTAGTGGTGAGCCTAAAACGCGTGCGCGTATTATAAAATTAGTGAAATCGTTAGATAATGAGCTTCAGAGCAATGGTAATACTCGCGTGTTTTATCTTAAATATGCAAACGCCAAGGAAGTTGCGGATGTTTTAAAAGGCGTGAGCGAAGGCATATCAAATATTGCGTCGAAAACGGGCACTAAGTCCAACTCCAAAAGCCTAAGTATAGAATCTCATGAAGGCACTAACGCGTTAATTGTTTCGGCGCAGCCAGCCTTAATGGCGTCACTAAGCAGTGTTATCCGAAAATTAGATATTCGCCGCGCTCAGGTGTTAGTAGAAGCCATTATTGTTGAAATTTCAGAAGGTAACGGCATTAACTTAAGCGTGCAATTTGCAACCTCAGCCGGTGGTTCTCAATTTCACGGTAATGGGGCGACGACAGGAGATGCTATTAATGGGGCTTACCAAATTCGCCATGATGGCGATTTAAGTGATGTGAGCTCTGCAATTAGTAAAATAGCGGGTGGGGTAGTCGGGTATCTGGGCTCTAATTGGGGGGTCATGTTACAGGCGCTTAGTAGTTCGACGGGCTCTAACATATTAGCGACACCGAGTATCATGACCTTAGATAATCAAGAAGCAAGTTTTCTGGTGGGGGATGAAGTCCCCGTGTTAACCGGATCAACCTCGAGTGATGATAATGACAATCCATTTCAAACCATTGAACGTAAAGAGATTGGCGTAAAATTAAATGTCACCCCACAAATTAATGAAGGTGATTCCGTGCAATTGGTGATTGAGCAAGAAGTCTCTTCCATTAAAGACAGTACCAATACAGTGGATGTTGTTTTCTCTACGCGATCAGTGAAAACCACGGTGCTCGTAAAATCGGGACAAACGATTGTTATCGGGGGCTTAATCGATGAGAAAGTCATTGAGTCGGTAGATAAGATACCTTTGCTTGGTGATATCCCTTGGTTGGGTAATTTGTTTAAATCAACGCGTAATACTACGGAAAAGCGTAATTTAATGATTTTTTTACGCGCCACTATTATTCGTGATGATGTCACCATGAATGAATTAAGTATGCGTAAATACTCGATGATCCGAGATATGCAGAAAAAACAACGCGAAATTGGCATTAACTTAATGCCAAATAGTGAGAGCCCTCTATTGCCGGAATGGGGTAAAACACAAGAAATTGATGCGGATACCTTTTTAAAGCAACGCGCGTTATTAAAGCAGGATCTTAATAATGCCAAGCACTGA
- the gspE gene encoding type II secretion system ATPase GspE — translation MPSTEASIVAPDDEVDNQIVTPYGQLPFSFSKKHEIVLVYNAKNIELCHIKAPNADLLLEVRRVIGGAFSLLQVEKSHFNELVASAYQSSSSDAQQLMQDIGSDDLFALAEDMPADEDLLETEDDAPIIKLINALLGEAIKEEASDIHIETFENSLIIRFRIDGILREILKPQRKLAALLVSRIKVMAKLDIAEKRVPQDGRISLRIGGRAVDVRVSTMPASHGERVVLRILDKNAIKLDLATLGMTPENHELMRSLIHQPHGIVLVTGPTGSGKSTTLYAALMEIDAKEHNILTIEDPIEYSIEGIGQTQVNSKVEMTFARGLRAILRQDPDVVMIGEIRDLETAQIAVQASLTGHLVFSTLHTNSAVGAVTRLRDMGVEPFLLSSSLLGVLAQRLVRRLCTYCKAPHIASSKEKHLLGVPNTEKVIIYNAKGCEHCNATGYRGRMGIHELLIVTDVVRELMHTGAGEQAIEKVIRQSTPSIRHDGMAKVYQGLTTLEEIVRVTSEDDCGNLPI, via the coding sequence ATGCCAAGCACTGAAGCCTCTATTGTTGCGCCTGATGATGAGGTGGACAATCAAATTGTCACGCCTTATGGGCAGTTACCTTTTTCTTTTTCAAAGAAACATGAAATTGTGCTTGTGTACAACGCGAAAAATATCGAGCTTTGTCATATTAAAGCGCCCAATGCTGACTTGTTGTTAGAGGTGCGCCGCGTTATTGGCGGGGCGTTTAGCTTGCTTCAAGTAGAGAAATCTCACTTTAATGAATTAGTGGCCTCAGCGTATCAATCGTCATCATCAGATGCACAGCAACTTATGCAAGATATCGGCAGTGATGATCTTTTTGCGCTTGCAGAAGATATGCCCGCAGATGAGGATCTGTTAGAAACAGAAGATGATGCGCCTATTATTAAGCTCATCAATGCGTTATTAGGTGAAGCAATTAAAGAAGAAGCCTCTGATATTCATATCGAAACGTTTGAAAACTCCCTTATTATTCGTTTTCGCATAGATGGTATTTTACGTGAAATTTTAAAACCTCAACGTAAACTTGCTGCGTTATTAGTGTCGCGCATTAAAGTCATGGCGAAACTTGATATTGCAGAAAAAAGAGTACCACAAGATGGACGTATTTCATTGCGCATTGGTGGGCGCGCTGTCGATGTGCGAGTGTCAACAATGCCGGCCAGCCATGGTGAGCGTGTAGTGTTACGTATCCTTGATAAAAACGCCATAAAACTCGACCTTGCCACGTTAGGAATGACGCCAGAAAATCATGAATTAATGCGCTCCTTGATCCATCAACCGCACGGTATTGTACTGGTGACAGGGCCGACGGGATCAGGTAAAAGTACCACGTTATATGCGGCGCTAATGGAAATAGACGCTAAAGAGCATAATATATTAACTATCGAAGATCCCATTGAATATTCAATTGAGGGCATTGGCCAAACACAGGTTAATAGTAAAGTTGAGATGACTTTTGCACGTGGTTTGCGCGCTATTTTACGCCAAGATCCCGATGTGGTGATGATTGGTGAGATCCGCGACCTTGAAACCGCGCAAATAGCAGTACAAGCGAGTTTAACGGGGCATTTGGTGTTTTCTACCTTACATACCAATAGCGCCGTGGGCGCGGTAACACGATTACGTGATATGGGGGTTGAACCTTTCTTACTCTCATCGAGTCTACTCGGGGTACTTGCGCAACGTTTGGTGCGCCGTTTATGTACTTATTGTAAAGCGCCACATATCGCCAGTAGTAAAGAAAAACATCTGTTAGGTGTTCCTAACACTGAAAAAGTGATTATTTATAATGCGAAAGGTTGTGAGCATTGTAATGCAACAGGCTATCGAGGTCGTATGGGGATCCACGAATTATTGATCGTGACGGATGTGGTTCGTGAGTTAATGCATACCGGTGCCGGCGAGCAAGCGATTGAAAAAGTGATCCGTCAGTCTACGCCGAGCATTCGCCATGATGGTATGGCTAAAGTGTATCAAGGCTTAACCACATTAGAAGAAATAGTTCGTGTAACCAGTGAGGATGATTGTGGCAACCTTCCTATATAA
- the gspF gene encoding type II secretion system inner membrane protein GspF, translating to MIVATFLYKALDAKGKSVKGTLEADSARLLRQKLRAQGYMPLHVEAVSQQSSQSSKRLYRCKIKTADLALITRQLSTLVAASIPIEECLQAVLEQCEKENLKTIIASVRSSIIEGHSLAESLGAFPFVFDHLFCAMVAAGERSGHLDKVLDKLADYAEQRQAMKSTIQQAMIYPLVLTFVAVGVISILLTSVVPQVVGQFEHMGADLPATTRFLITISDALRAYGLYLMGALFICLLGIKQYLRKESNQLKFAQHLLRIPVIGNVSKGLNTARFARTLSILNSSAVPLLEAMGIAGNVLSNAFIRLRVAEATERVRSGVSLGRALTNTKLFPPMMLHMIASGERSGELGNMLARSADNQDKQFAAQVTIAIGLFEPALIISMAGVVLFIVMAILEPILQLNNLVSA from the coding sequence ATGATTGTGGCAACCTTCCTATATAAAGCATTAGATGCCAAAGGTAAATCTGTAAAAGGAACCTTAGAGGCTGATTCAGCGCGTTTGTTAAGGCAAAAATTACGTGCGCAAGGTTATATGCCATTGCACGTTGAGGCGGTGAGTCAGCAGTCGAGTCAGAGTAGTAAACGCTTATACCGTTGCAAAATTAAAACGGCAGACTTAGCGCTGATAACACGTCAACTTTCGACTTTAGTGGCTGCCTCTATTCCGATAGAAGAATGCTTACAAGCGGTATTAGAGCAGTGTGAAAAAGAAAATTTAAAAACGATCATTGCATCGGTGCGTAGCTCGATCATTGAAGGGCACAGTTTAGCTGAGAGTTTAGGCGCCTTTCCCTTTGTTTTTGATCATCTGTTTTGCGCGATGGTGGCGGCGGGCGAGCGTTCTGGTCACCTTGATAAAGTATTAGATAAGCTTGCCGATTATGCAGAGCAACGCCAAGCAATGAAAAGTACTATCCAGCAAGCGATGATTTATCCCTTAGTATTAACGTTTGTGGCGGTCGGCGTTATCTCGATATTATTAACATCAGTTGTACCGCAAGTGGTCGGCCAGTTTGAGCACATGGGGGCAGATTTACCGGCAACCACACGATTCTTGATAACAATCAGTGATGCACTGCGCGCTTATGGTTTGTATTTGATGGGGGCGCTTTTTATCTGTCTACTGGGCATAAAACAGTACTTAAGAAAAGAAAGTAACCAGCTAAAATTTGCTCAACATTTATTACGTATACCGGTGATTGGCAATGTGTCTAAAGGCTTAAATACAGCGCGTTTTGCGCGGACATTAAGCATTTTAAATAGCAGCGCTGTGCCGTTGCTTGAGGCGATGGGTATTGCGGGAAATGTGCTCAGTAATGCATTTATACGCTTACGAGTTGCAGAGGCGACAGAGCGTGTACGCTCTGGCGTGAGCCTAGGACGGGCACTTACTAATACAAAATTATTTCCACCGATGATGCTACATATGATTGCCAGTGGTGAGCGTAGTGGTGAGTTAGGGAATATGTTAGCGCGCTCTGCGGATAATCAAGATAAACAATTTGCGGCGCAAGTGACGATTGCTATTGGTTTATTTGAACCTGCATTGATTATTTCAATGGCGGGGGTGGTTCTGTTTATTGTGATGGCAATACTCGAACCGATACTACAACTCAATAATTTAGTTTCTGCTTAA
- the gspG gene encoding type II secretion system major pseudopilin GspG, whose product MLKNNKQKGFTLLEIMVVIVILGVLASLVVPNLMGNKDKADRQKVVSDLIALENALDMYKLDNSRYPNTDQGLEALLEKPTASPEPRNYPEDGYIKRLPQDPWGNDYILNSPGEHGKIDVLSVGQDAEEDTEDDIGNWDL is encoded by the coding sequence GTGCTTAAAAATAATAAACAAAAAGGTTTTACATTACTTGAGATCATGGTGGTTATTGTGATCTTAGGTGTACTGGCGTCTTTAGTTGTACCCAATTTAATGGGTAACAAAGATAAAGCAGATCGCCAAAAAGTGGTTTCAGATCTGATCGCATTAGAAAATGCGTTAGACATGTATAAATTAGACAATTCTCGTTACCCGAATACGGATCAAGGATTAGAGGCTCTATTGGAAAAACCAACGGCATCGCCTGAGCCACGTAATTATCCTGAAGACGGTTATATTAAGCGTCTTCCTCAAGATCCTTGGGGCAATGATTATATTTTAAATAGTCCGGGCGAACATGGAAAAATTGATGTTTTATCGGTAGGTCAAGATGCAGAAGAAGATACCGAAGATGATATTGGTAACTGGGACCTCTAA
- the gspH gene encoding type II secretion system minor pseudopilin GspH: MQALKARQQGFTLLEIMLVVLIMAMVSVVVVMNLPKITERQQDLDWQAQRFVTLLSFAQDEALMSGKELGIIFKDNAYQFVVYAYKEKAWQALELKRIITDVTLAEPLTLHYALLGALWEELDSQNVNVKPGTLAPQVYIMSSGEVTPFTLQFLNTQDGDRPASALLSINMSGEITKEDTHESP; encoded by the coding sequence ATGCAAGCGCTTAAAGCGAGACAACAAGGTTTCACCTTATTAGAGATAATGTTGGTGGTGTTGATCATGGCGATGGTCTCGGTGGTAGTGGTGATGAATTTACCAAAAATCACTGAGCGACAACAAGACTTAGATTGGCAAGCACAGCGTTTTGTTACTTTATTGTCTTTTGCGCAAGATGAAGCTTTGATGTCGGGTAAAGAGTTAGGGATCATCTTTAAAGATAATGCTTACCAATTTGTTGTTTATGCTTATAAAGAAAAAGCGTGGCAAGCTTTAGAGCTTAAAAGGATCATTACGGATGTTACTTTGGCTGAGCCGTTGACCTTGCATTATGCATTATTGGGTGCGCTCTGGGAGGAACTTGATAGTCAAAACGTGAATGTTAAACCCGGAACGCTCGCCCCACAAGTTTATATTATGTCGAGTGGAGAGGTAACGCCCTTTACGTTGCAATTTTTAAATACACAGGACGGCGATAGACCTGCCTCCGCACTGCTTAGTATTAATATGAGTGGTGAAATCACCAAAGAAGATACACATGAGTCGCCATAA
- the gspI gene encoding type II secretion system minor pseudopilin GspI, translating into MSRHKVCGMTLLEVMLALVILATAGLAVMQASSNALNNQAHLEDKSMAMWIASNGLVQLKLEKIWPTSTWKNSEVTFADKQWFVRYKAVGTGDSQFIAVDMQVRKDEKGVALATLRTYIAKH; encoded by the coding sequence ATGAGTCGCCATAAAGTTTGCGGTATGACGTTACTTGAGGTGATGCTCGCACTGGTTATTCTGGCGACAGCGGGGCTTGCCGTTATGCAAGCGTCTTCTAATGCCCTCAATAACCAAGCGCATTTAGAAGATAAAAGCATGGCGATGTGGATTGCAAGTAATGGCTTAGTGCAACTGAAATTAGAAAAAATATGGCCGACATCCACGTGGAAAAATAGTGAAGTGACGTTTGCTGATAAACAATGGTTTGTACGTTATAAAGCGGTTGGTACGGGAGACAGTCAATTTATAGCAGTTGATATGCAAGTGCGTAAAGACGAAAAAGGGGTGGCTTTGGCGACCTTAAGGACTTACATTGCGAAGCATTAA
- the gspJ gene encoding type II secretion system minor pseudopilin GspJ translates to MRSIKRLRTKTLGFTLIEMLVAISIFASLSLAAYQVLQGVIRSADISKRHTEQLKKLQHTMLIIEQDFTQISARKVRDDADSPSKGLIKSAKYLFSSEDQGIEFTRLGWSNPLGRLPRSNLLRVRYRLYEGQLQRLYFLYPDFIVGQEPQMQVLLEDIESLEFRFWNAKWQTRWQSKTALPTGIEISFKSEKFGDIVRQFLIPSVVIYK, encoded by the coding sequence TTGCGAAGCATTAAGCGTTTAAGGACTAAAACTCTAGGTTTTACACTGATTGAGATGTTGGTGGCTATTTCTATTTTTGCCTCGTTAAGTCTGGCCGCTTATCAAGTATTACAGGGCGTTATTCGCAGTGCAGATATTAGCAAAAGGCATACTGAGCAGTTAAAAAAATTACAGCATACGATGCTTATCATCGAGCAAGATTTTACTCAGATAAGTGCGCGAAAAGTACGAGATGATGCCGACTCTCCATCTAAAGGTCTCATTAAAAGTGCTAAATATTTGTTTTCATCAGAAGATCAAGGCATTGAGTTTACTCGTTTAGGTTGGTCTAATCCGTTAGGGCGTTTGCCTCGCTCTAATTTGTTACGTGTGCGCTACCGACTTTATGAGGGGCAGTTGCAACGCCTTTATTTTTTATATCCTGATTTTATAGTGGGCCAAGAGCCTCAAATGCAAGTGTTATTAGAAGATATCGAGAGTTTAGAGTTTCGCTTTTGGAATGCAAAGTGGCAGACGCGCTGGCAATCAAAAACAGCGCTTCCAACCGGTATAGAGATCAGCTTTAAAAGTGAAAAATTTGGCGATATCGTACGTCAATTTTTAATTCCGAGCGTGGTGATCTATAAATGA
- the gspK gene encoding type II secretion system minor pseudopilin GspK, with translation MKKSASKGMALIIVLMILAIMVLLASTMTERLTLSLKRTEGTMLSQGGYWYAQATAELARMILEDDFANNERVSLDQNWATPDSVFPLENGNISGTIIDMRSCFNINAVAAPDNEEVRATGVTQLQRLLEALDIDDYLAETIADSTRDWIDADKVSLAAQGAEDSFYEALSVPHLSANVAMIDISELRALRGVTSKVFSKISPYLCAIPSKTQHININTVRIDQAEILYAIFPERLNLSIRDFEKLLDERDKSGWKSVDEFFTAEIFKGLNIPSAIKSQLSVQSEFFQLNGIVQFSERLIRVKLLFKIENKKAYTIRYQSSGLGS, from the coding sequence ATGAAAAAGAGCGCTTCAAAAGGCATGGCATTGATCATTGTTTTAATGATTTTAGCGATTATGGTTTTACTTGCGAGCACCATGACAGAACGTTTGACGTTAAGTTTAAAGCGCACTGAGGGAACCATGTTAAGCCAAGGTGGTTATTGGTACGCGCAGGCGACAGCCGAGCTTGCAAGAATGATACTAGAAGATGATTTTGCAAATAATGAACGTGTCAGTTTAGATCAAAATTGGGCAACGCCCGATAGCGTCTTCCCACTGGAAAATGGTAATATTAGTGGTACGATTATTGATATGCGTAGCTGTTTTAATATCAATGCTGTCGCGGCACCCGACAATGAAGAGGTGCGTGCAACCGGGGTCACGCAACTGCAACGTCTGCTTGAAGCATTAGATATCGATGATTACCTTGCCGAAACGATAGCAGACTCAACACGTGATTGGATTGATGCCGATAAGGTGAGTTTGGCAGCGCAAGGCGCTGAAGATAGTTTTTATGAAGCGCTGTCTGTACCACATTTGAGCGCTAATGTGGCGATGATTGATATTAGTGAATTACGCGCGCTACGTGGGGTGACGAGCAAGGTTTTTTCTAAAATATCACCTTATTTATGCGCCATCCCATCAAAGACGCAACATATAAATATCAATACGGTACGTATCGATCAAGCTGAAATATTATATGCTATTTTTCCGGAGCGCTTAAATTTAAGCATTCGCGACTTTGAAAAGTTATTAGATGAACGCGATAAAAGTGGTTGGAAGAGTGTGGATGAATTCTTCACTGCTGAGATATTTAAAGGTTTGAATATTCCGAGCGCGATAAAAAGTCAATTGAGTGTGCAAAGTGAATTTTTTCAACTCAACGGCATCGTACAATTTAGCGAACGTTTAATACGAGTTAAGTTGTTATTTAAAATAGAAAATAAGAAAGCATATACGATCCGTTATCAATCATCGGGATTAGGATCATGA
- the gspL gene encoding type II secretion system protein GspL produces the protein MTERLIIRLASEPTQKNHWLIWSETENEIIASGDVENALQLNLLTEKAQNRVLTCVLPGVDINIKSVAIKGHFNRQIQQALPYILEDELAMDVETLHFNVFAKQRDLIHVAYCSHEKMKMWCDWLVQAQLNCLQFIPEGLTLPVAEEGHWSVLAIDDQFIVRENKEIAWSCDASMLNVMLASKNDASASKENAIVMQSYSDATSNYSGNWQVMPAVLPMQLLAMGCINNKVNLLSAEFKVNKQTHQALLRWRFPFVFMLLGLLLMMLNMHMKSVQNEQQLATIKAQVEQVYVQAFPLQKKLSYTRIKKRMKSMLRPINADINSGFLLMLNELVPSFKAYPQMRPSSIKFDAKKQEMQILLSADNFQSFERFIKSLPKNYSVQQGALNNSQDRVFGTLRIRSN, from the coding sequence GTGACTGAACGGCTAATTATTCGCTTAGCAAGTGAGCCGACACAAAAAAATCACTGGTTGATTTGGTCGGAAACGGAAAATGAAATCATTGCTTCAGGCGATGTTGAAAATGCATTGCAACTTAATCTTTTAACTGAGAAAGCGCAAAATCGTGTGCTGACTTGTGTTTTACCGGGTGTTGATATCAATATTAAGTCGGTAGCAATTAAAGGGCATTTTAATCGGCAAATACAACAAGCGTTACCTTATATACTTGAAGATGAGCTGGCGATGGACGTTGAGACATTACATTTTAATGTTTTTGCTAAGCAGCGAGATTTAATTCATGTGGCATATTGTAGCCACGAAAAAATGAAAATGTGGTGTGATTGGCTTGTGCAGGCACAATTAAATTGTTTGCAGTTTATCCCCGAAGGCTTGACGTTGCCCGTTGCAGAAGAAGGGCATTGGTCAGTACTTGCTATTGATGATCAATTTATTGTTCGTGAAAATAAAGAGATTGCTTGGAGCTGTGATGCCAGCATGTTGAACGTGATGTTAGCGTCGAAAAACGATGCGTCCGCGAGCAAGGAAAATGCCATTGTGATGCAAAGTTATAGCGATGCTACGTCGAATTATTCTGGAAACTGGCAGGTCATGCCGGCAGTCTTGCCGATGCAATTATTAGCGATGGGTTGTATTAATAATAAAGTGAACCTACTAAGTGCTGAGTTTAAAGTTAATAAACAAACACACCAAGCGCTTTTACGTTGGCGTTTTCCCTTTGTTTTTATGCTGTTAGGCTTATTGTTGATGATGCTTAATATGCACATGAAAAGTGTTCAAAATGAGCAACAATTGGCCACCATTAAAGCGCAAGTTGAGCAAGTTTACGTACAAGCATTTCCTTTGCAGAAAAAACTATCGTATACCCGTATTAAGAAAAGAATGAAGAGCATGTTGAGGCCTATCAATGCAGACATCAACAGTGGCTTTTTGTTAATGCTTAATGAGTTAGTGCCTTCCTTTAAAGCTTATCCTCAAATGCGCCCGAGTAGCATTAAGTTTGATGCTAAAAAACAAGAAATGCAGATCTTATTAAGTGCTGATAATTTTCAATCGTTTGAGCGTTTTATCAAGTCCTTGCCTAAAAATTATAGTGTACAACAAGGTGCTTTAAACAATAGCCAAGATCGTGTATTTGGTACGCTAAGAATAAGGAGCAACTAA
- the gspM gene encoding type II secretion system protein GspM gives MQEKWRIWWATSNIKERRLVVVIVLFLAFSLCYWGAWKPLSTRLDNSEIQLLRTQKTLSWVQEKASLLLKSGRGSQVAQVPQSSLVEVINRSAKRSGISFTRILNRNDTLEVWIADVEFNNTMDWLTLLKNKYGIEVLNVDINQALKPGYIKINRLVLGY, from the coding sequence ATGCAGGAAAAATGGCGTATTTGGTGGGCAACCAGTAACATTAAAGAGCGAAGATTAGTGGTTGTTATTGTCTTATTTTTAGCTTTTTCCTTATGTTATTGGGGTGCATGGAAACCATTAAGCACACGTTTAGATAACAGTGAAATCCAATTGTTACGCACTCAAAAAACATTAAGTTGGGTACAAGAAAAAGCCTCTCTATTATTAAAATCAGGGCGGGGCAGTCAAGTTGCTCAAGTACCTCAAAGTAGCTTAGTAGAGGTAATAAATCGCAGTGCTAAACGATCGGGGATAAGTTTTACACGTATTTTAAATCGTAATGATACCTTAGAGGTTTGGATTGCAGATGTTGAATTTAATAATACGATGGATTGGCTAACGCTGCTTAAAAATAAATATGGCATTGAGGTTTTAAATGTTGATATTAACCAAGCTTTGAAGCCGGGTTACATTAAAATAAATCGTTTAGTGTTGGGTTATTAA
- a CDS encoding type II secretion system protein N, producing the protein MKIKCIVFFVAVYLLSLIWTLPASMIQPFLAQNGPVKIQAFSGTIWQGSAKNISYQNNYQLSNVQWSVNWRTLWTLALSLDVTFNNDAPRLQGKGELVADMNTLHLNQFEVNLKAADVSSYIASPIPIEAQGKIRLMINTVAIASLSCQQLDGYLVWRKAALNSVMGNINLANVEIDLSCVNQRLIAKVQQVSTDLKTQLQAELQNNGSYQLRGTIKDGPTLPKNIQEGLSWLGPKGADGKIAFSYNGRL; encoded by the coding sequence ATGAAAATAAAATGTATTGTTTTTTTTGTCGCTGTTTATTTATTGTCCTTAATATGGACATTACCCGCCTCGATGATACAGCCATTTTTAGCACAAAATGGTCCTGTAAAAATACAGGCATTTTCGGGAACAATATGGCAGGGCTCCGCGAAAAATATAAGTTATCAAAATAATTATCAATTAAGTAATGTGCAGTGGTCAGTTAATTGGCGAACTTTATGGACGTTGGCGCTTAGTCTTGATGTGACATTTAATAATGATGCGCCTCGCCTGCAAGGCAAAGGGGAACTTGTCGCAGATATGAACACGTTACACTTAAATCAGTTTGAGGTTAATCTAAAGGCTGCTGATGTATCATCTTATATCGCATCTCCTATTCCTATTGAAGCGCAAGGTAAAATACGTTTAATGATCAACACGGTGGCGATAGCATCGCTTAGTTGTCAGCAATTAGACGGCTATTTAGTGTGGAGAAAGGCTGCCTTAAATTCGGTGATGGGCAATATTAATTTGGCCAATGTTGAAATAGATTTAAGTTGCGTAAATCAGCGTTTAATTGCAAAAGTACAACAAGTCTCTACGGATTTAAAAACGCAACTACAAGCTGAACTACAAAACAATGGCAGTTATCAGCTACGTGGTACCATAAAAGATGGCCCAACGCTCCCTAAAAACATCCAAGAAGGTTTATCGTGGTTAGGCCCGAAAGGTGCGGATGGGAAAATCGCTTTCTCGTATAATGGGCGTCTGTAA